The genomic interval GGACACAAATTTCTACCCCTTATCTGAAGTACATTAAGAGGCTAATACATTGTTGCAGATCTTCTGAAACCATCAAACGAACAAATCTTCACATTTATTTAGAAGCTATTACTTTCTGCATAtaataatcaaattttggataaacatttttattcttcCATGTCACTAACCTGCAGCCTCTTTGTAGGATTCAAGCAAAAACATTAGAATATGCGCCTTCCACGTTTTTAAGGTactatatttgatattgtGCGCAAGTGCTTTGCTGTAGGCTGTAGGTTCATAATATGGTTGTGTGCATGAGCAAGGTTTGCAGCATACATGGATGTGCAAATAAACACACGGCACTTAAACGCACACAAGGCATTACATGTCAAGTGAACTTTGGGTGAAGGGCCTGAATTAGCTCGATTATAGTAGAAGGAAATAGGGAAGGACCCTGAACCTACGGTGAAGTCATGATCGACAACGCACCATCAAGGGATGGAGAAAGAGAATAGAGAATTATGCAATGTAACGCCTACCTTTCAGGATAGGGAACCCAGTCTAATCCTATCTAATCAATCAAAATCTATCGAACTAAGATGACATTAAATTGATCAGATTGTAGTAGCTCAGTTAAGATGATGCTGAAAAATTGACACCGATTCATCTAATTCATCTAAATTTTCTTTGCAATACCAGGTTTTTGTTGCCAATCCAAACAAGCATCGCAGCATCATCGAGGCTTTGATCGAAAATCGCAGAGAACTACTGAAGCTACTCCAAAATCTTCCTACGAGTAAAGGTGGCCTCTCTGATTCTTTCATATGCTATTATTTCCCCTTGAAACCGCATGGGGGAGAAAGATTCAAAATGATAGAAATTGTTGTCGCTAAAGCTGTAGACAACACATTGGCATAATCTGAACTGTTAATTGCAGTCCACATTGGCATAATCTGAACAGTCAATTGCAGTGTAAGGAAGGTTGTGCAGATGTGTTAAACAGTACTGATTTCACTTCATCTTATAGGCGAAGATGAACTTGATGAGGAGAGAGATCTAATTATTCAGGAGATCCAGAAGCTGGCCTGCTCATCAACATGATAGTCACTTGAATCAATGGAATAGATGGTTTAGGAAAATGTCTTTACTGAATACATGGCATTTGTGTGCTTCTAAGGaccgtaatttttttagtatgaAATGAAACAGTAGGAACTAGATGCACTATACACCTAACAAGTGCAGCGAATTTTGTTCTTTAGTGACAGAAATGTTGATATGTTTG from Oryza brachyantha chromosome 3, ObraRS2, whole genome shotgun sequence carries:
- the LOC107303759 gene encoding degreening-related gene dee76 protein-like, with protein sequence MHYITEVRFLNIMITLLKDSSKNIRICAFHVFKVFVANPNKHRSIIEALIENRRELLKLLQNLPTSKGEDELDEERDLIIQEIQKLACSST